In the Leptospira bourretii genome, one interval contains:
- a CDS encoding helix-turn-helix domain-containing protein: MDIRFIKPPSHLESSVKEFWIWEGVNVRDLPWVLPSYECEVVFHLGEPPLVETENREIIKLPKLHIVGPQTRRWRILSESDLNLFAIRFFVGGMYSLFSKRGDELQNKFISIGDESMLGGVSDFGFPAENRISEFLTRFLKEYPGQPSEIPTYVRFALLELTNPATPIEGLCQKLGISRKQLDRKFKEIVGMNPSEYRTVHRLLEMVRNPDHYRKNNPELRFTDLAHEFEYSDQSHFNHDFKRISGSIPNEWFAEYEKMSHFYNGDSSHTDRIET; this comes from the coding sequence TTGGACATTCGATTTATTAAACCTCCTTCCCATTTAGAATCATCTGTTAAGGAATTTTGGATTTGGGAGGGAGTGAATGTCCGAGACCTTCCTTGGGTACTGCCATCTTACGAATGTGAGGTGGTTTTTCATTTGGGTGAGCCGCCACTTGTAGAAACAGAAAACCGAGAAATCATTAAGTTACCAAAGTTACACATCGTTGGCCCACAAACTAGAAGGTGGAGGATTTTATCAGAATCAGATTTAAATTTGTTTGCCATTCGGTTTTTTGTAGGAGGAATGTATTCTCTTTTTTCCAAACGTGGAGATGAATTACAAAACAAATTTATTTCAATAGGTGATGAATCAATGTTAGGTGGAGTTTCCGATTTTGGTTTCCCTGCTGAAAATCGAATTTCTGAATTTCTCACTCGGTTTCTTAAAGAATATCCGGGACAACCTTCGGAAATTCCAACGTATGTTCGGTTTGCACTTTTGGAACTCACAAATCCAGCCACTCCCATCGAAGGCCTTTGCCAAAAATTGGGAATTTCCAGAAAACAATTGGATCGTAAATTCAAAGAGATAGTGGGAATGAATCCTTCTGAATACAGAACAGTGCACAGGTTATTGGAAATGGTGCGAAATCCAGACCACTACCGAAAAAACAACCCAGAACTCCGTTTTACCGATTTGGCACATGAATTTGAATACTCTGACCAGTCCCATTTCAATCACGATTTCAAACGAATTTCGGGAAGTATTCCCAATGAATGGTTCGCAGAATATGAAAAAATGTCCCATTTTTACAATGGAGATTCGTCTCATACTGATAGGATAGAAACATGA
- a CDS encoding heavy metal translocating P-type ATPase produces the protein METLNNTTERTLDLFGMTCANCALRIEKGLAKMDGVSDVRVNFARESVFLRTSDSVTVDSLLKKVESLGYSALVHDANQQSETEKKQKDQTRNLKIRFLSSLVLSLPLFYGMVTHFSFLSFMPMPHFLMDRFVQMAIAFPVQFIIGFPFYKSAYRALRNGSANMDVLVVIGTSAAYGYSIFGKDLYFETSAVLITFILGGKWIEHYAKGKSSDGINALLKLRPETATVQSNEIWTEVPNEYLKTGDLVLVKAGERFPMDGIVAEGISFADESMLTGESMPVEKKIGDSILSGTVNGNGSLVVKATKVGNDTTLSHIIRSVEESLGTKAPIQRIADQISAYFVPIVISISAVDFFVWYFVLTPGDITSAIETSIAILVIACPCALGLATPISLLVGTGRAAKHGVLFRSAEALESVSKINWIGFDKTGTLTEGKPKVTEMIHYGLSLSDLDQILINIVQMEQTSDHPLAKAIVGYGKEKNLYQSSGPMVSTNTFPGGGIQSEQNGNTFFAGKRTFVEENGFSVSDTMNESVKVWSEDGSSLVFVGIRGNANGMIVFRIEDGLREDAMGAIATLKSMGVEPVLLTGDHPNSANKVAKLVGISAVYSGLLPEEKAKIITTFKTEKIHSAMVGDGINDAPALASADVGIAMGTGSDVAIQTADVVLVNGDIQRIVDLITIGKDTVTNIRQNFGWALGYNLLGIPIAASGLLLPWVSGAAMAFSSLSVVLNALRMSRWK, from the coding sequence TTGGAAACGCTAAATAATACCACCGAACGAACATTAGATCTTTTTGGTATGACCTGTGCAAATTGTGCCCTTCGCATTGAGAAGGGCCTTGCCAAAATGGATGGAGTTTCTGATGTTCGAGTCAACTTTGCTCGAGAATCTGTTTTTTTGCGAACTTCTGATTCCGTCACAGTAGATTCTTTATTAAAAAAAGTAGAATCTCTTGGATACTCCGCACTGGTTCATGATGCAAATCAACAATCCGAAACTGAAAAAAAACAAAAGGATCAAACTAGAAATTTAAAAATTCGTTTCCTTTCGTCTTTGGTCCTTTCCTTACCATTGTTTTATGGAATGGTTACCCACTTCAGTTTTTTAAGTTTTATGCCTATGCCACATTTTTTAATGGACCGGTTTGTCCAGATGGCAATTGCATTCCCAGTTCAGTTCATCATTGGATTTCCGTTTTACAAATCTGCCTATCGGGCACTAAGGAATGGATCTGCCAATATGGATGTCCTTGTTGTCATTGGGACAAGTGCTGCTTACGGTTATAGTATATTCGGTAAAGATTTATACTTTGAAACCTCTGCTGTTCTTATCACTTTTATTCTTGGTGGTAAATGGATCGAACATTATGCCAAGGGAAAAAGTAGCGATGGGATCAATGCATTACTCAAACTCCGCCCAGAGACTGCCACTGTGCAATCCAATGAAATATGGACAGAGGTTCCCAATGAATATTTGAAAACTGGGGATCTTGTATTGGTAAAAGCGGGAGAACGATTCCCGATGGATGGAATTGTTGCAGAAGGAATCAGTTTTGCCGATGAATCAATGTTAACTGGTGAAAGTATGCCAGTAGAAAAAAAAATCGGTGATTCGATTCTGAGTGGTACAGTCAATGGAAATGGTTCGCTAGTGGTGAAGGCAACTAAAGTAGGGAATGACACAACACTTTCACATATCATTCGTTCTGTGGAAGAGTCACTCGGTACCAAAGCACCCATCCAAAGGATCGCAGATCAGATTTCTGCGTATTTTGTTCCGATTGTGATTTCAATTAGTGCGGTTGATTTTTTTGTTTGGTATTTTGTTTTAACACCTGGAGATATTACTTCGGCAATTGAAACAAGTATTGCCATTCTTGTGATTGCTTGTCCTTGTGCCCTCGGTCTTGCAACACCAATCTCATTACTTGTGGGTACGGGAAGAGCTGCCAAACATGGAGTATTGTTTCGTAGTGCTGAGGCTTTGGAATCGGTTTCAAAAATCAATTGGATTGGTTTTGATAAAACTGGAACTTTGACAGAAGGAAAACCGAAAGTCACAGAAATGATCCATTATGGATTGAGTCTTTCGGATCTAGACCAAATCTTAATCAACATTGTCCAGATGGAACAAACTTCTGACCATCCTTTAGCCAAGGCCATTGTTGGGTATGGGAAGGAAAAAAATCTGTATCAAAGTTCAGGTCCAATGGTTTCAACCAATACCTTCCCTGGAGGAGGAATCCAGTCGGAACAAAATGGGAATACCTTCTTTGCCGGCAAACGGACATTTGTTGAAGAGAACGGGTTTTCTGTTTCTGATACAATGAATGAGTCAGTGAAAGTTTGGTCAGAAGATGGATCGAGTTTGGTATTTGTTGGCATTCGAGGAAATGCAAATGGTATGATTGTCTTTCGAATCGAAGATGGTTTGCGTGAAGATGCGATGGGTGCAATTGCCACATTAAAATCTATGGGAGTTGAACCAGTCCTTTTGACGGGAGACCATCCTAATTCTGCAAACAAAGTTGCCAAGTTAGTGGGGATCTCAGCAGTGTATTCCGGACTCCTTCCTGAGGAAAAAGCCAAAATCATCACAACCTTCAAAACAGAAAAAATCCATTCAGCGATGGTTGGAGATGGAATCAATGACGCCCCAGCACTTGCTTCGGCTGATGTGGGGATTGCAATGGGAACTGGATCTGATGTGGCCATCCAAACGGCAGATGTCGTGCTTGTGAATGGAGACATCCAAAGGATTGTGGATCTTATCACAATTGGTAAAGACACAGTCACGAATATTCGGCAAAATTTTGGTTGGGCTCTTGGGTACAATTTATTAGGAATCCCCATTGCTGCTTCCGGGCTTCTTCTTCCTTGGGTGAGTGGCGCTGCCATGGCGTTCAGTTCTTTATCTGTTGTTTTGAATGCACTTCGAATGAGTCGTTGGAAATAA
- a CDS encoding heavy-metal-associated domain-containing protein: MVNYEIEGMTCGHCKKTVEKVFAENGKEATANLDLKTVSVKESLTDAELNLLRERLGEDGYSLGNAK; the protein is encoded by the coding sequence ATGGTTAATTATGAAATAGAAGGAATGACTTGCGGGCATTGTAAAAAAACTGTAGAGAAAGTGTTTGCAGAGAATGGAAAAGAGGCAACTGCAAATTTAGATTTAAAAACTGTCTCTGTGAAAGAATCTTTAACGGATGCGGAGTTGAATTTACTTCGCGAACGTTTGGGTGAGGATGGATATTCTCTTGGAAACGCTAAATAA
- the cueR gene encoding Cu(I)-responsive transcriptional regulator, which translates to MNIGELSKESGVSAKLIRHYEGIGLIPEAGRTENGYRSYTTDDIHYLRFIKRSRELGFPLEDIKSLLGLWKNKSRSSKQVKLLAEKHLNDLDLKLKQLKDMSDTLKNLVKHCHGDHRPDCPILKNLEQT; encoded by the coding sequence ATGAATATTGGAGAACTTTCTAAAGAATCCGGAGTCAGCGCAAAACTCATCCGTCATTATGAAGGTATCGGACTCATTCCAGAAGCAGGTAGAACTGAAAATGGCTATAGATCCTATACAACCGATGACATCCACTACTTACGTTTTATCAAAAGATCAAGAGAACTTGGTTTCCCTTTGGAAGATATAAAAAGTTTACTTGGGTTATGGAAAAACAAGTCACGAAGTAGCAAACAAGTAAAGTTACTTGCAGAAAAACATTTAAATGATTTAGATTTAAAACTAAAACAACTAAAGGATATGTCTGATACTTTAAAAAATCTCGTCAAACATTGCCATGGCGATCATAGGCCTGACTGTCCCATTCTAAAAAACTTGGAACAAACCTAA
- a CDS encoding SGNH/GDSL hydrolase family protein, which yields MKKDIHKATFLSKSIKLTFYAIVFFCGSLFVTRTIDSFGFLESSYGHYHFPVSRKIPYFRQGEREFGQINEFGVRIGSTKSNFSCGYLLLGDSQTFGSGIFWKDTFSEILNRETNCQWTNVGIPGFTLENEFSMYQKVSPYLKEKTVYLIVYGNDIYETGDTPDYLHFVNHQKMYLQFSSFFFPKATRLYLKKKYFVSIQKRMEDELERVSKFPYSPSTHKSKKNEVVDFLPLKTLYQISPTYLSSALDTKSFAKINFERWSRIFFQLKDQIEKDGKQLRVVYLPLEVEYDRTRYEIYKNIGFQMNPSWLESDSELVLDLIRLTKENHIPFIDLRNFMRYRTDLLQNGDIHINEVATRMIADVLKKDL from the coding sequence ATGAAAAAAGATATTCACAAAGCCACTTTTCTTTCTAAATCCATAAAATTGACTTTTTATGCCATTGTGTTCTTTTGTGGGTCATTGTTTGTGACGAGAACCATTGATTCCTTTGGGTTTTTAGAATCTTCCTATGGCCATTACCATTTCCCTGTAAGCAGAAAAATTCCTTATTTTCGACAAGGTGAAAGAGAATTTGGGCAAATCAATGAATTTGGGGTTCGAATCGGTAGTACAAAAAGTAACTTTAGTTGCGGTTATTTGTTATTAGGTGATTCTCAAACATTTGGTTCCGGAATTTTTTGGAAGGATACTTTTTCTGAAATTTTAAATCGAGAGACAAACTGCCAATGGACAAACGTTGGGATTCCTGGGTTTACTTTAGAAAACGAATTTTCGATGTATCAAAAGGTAAGTCCCTACTTAAAAGAAAAAACTGTATACTTAATCGTTTATGGTAATGATATTTATGAAACAGGAGATACTCCTGACTATTTACATTTTGTAAATCACCAAAAAATGTATCTTCAGTTTTCATCATTTTTTTTTCCAAAAGCTACTCGTTTGTATTTGAAAAAAAAATACTTTGTATCCATTCAAAAACGAATGGAAGACGAGTTGGAGAGAGTATCAAAATTTCCTTATTCACCATCCACTCATAAGTCAAAAAAAAATGAGGTCGTAGATTTTCTTCCGCTTAAAACTTTATACCAAATTAGTCCGACCTACCTTTCGAGTGCTCTTGATACAAAATCGTTTGCAAAAATAAATTTTGAACGATGGAGTCGGATTTTTTTCCAACTAAAAGACCAAATAGAAAAAGACGGCAAACAATTAAGGGTAGTTTATCTTCCATTGGAAGTTGAATATGATAGAACTCGTTATGAAATTTATAAAAACATAGGATTTCAAATGAACCCTAGTTGGTTGGAATCTGATTCCGAGTTGGTTTTGGATTTGATCCGGTTGACCAAAGAAAATCATATTCCATTTATCGATTTACGAAACTTTATGAGATACAGAACGGATTTGTTACAAAATGGAGATATTCATATCAATGAAGTGGCCACTCGAATGATTGCCGATGTTCTCAAAAAAGATTTATAA
- a CDS encoding LA_3751/LA_3752 family putative glycosyltransferase, with amino-acid sequence MDQSKKAIGFFVSLGILVLGFLFFNTKQIDPFSDFALLEWQIKLALQGKFYLPYDSSLLDPNFQFFPLPDLFFHVHKGFVYSTFPNFYPIFSAPFYVINGPFGIRIVQFVLFFVSIFIFYQIKKDGIATILLLFGSSIPLYIFLIHDTIVFFFLEISILYLLHRKWNVLPGILSICLVWMRPEMAVSIFLILFFFSKEKNWKNITITFMLTGFVFSIVNKITLGTFFPLRFVKSPEFHFSTETSLFLLKILLEQIPIFILFIIYLIKAISQKKNLYQYITIIFVTFLLVLISPNTGGHNTPRYFYGLFPLYILLLRNNDIETRSTKFTKTWGVLCFILSLYQINLLFQKSKELIKISKYQTNTVSEITKLENKVLVFNNSDFSFVSLPVLENISSLQTKKDILLLRPNFSKKTFIQILSAKNADSFVFLELPPSPIPLGPIVTDPENKKLGEYKEEKNYQLPNALLPIQITEYKRQ; translated from the coding sequence ATGGATCAATCAAAAAAAGCAATAGGTTTCTTTGTTAGTTTGGGAATTTTGGTTTTAGGTTTTTTGTTCTTCAATACAAAACAAATCGATCCATTTTCTGATTTTGCACTTTTGGAATGGCAAATCAAGTTAGCGCTCCAAGGTAAATTTTATTTACCTTATGATTCCTCTTTGTTAGATCCGAATTTCCAATTTTTCCCTTTACCAGATCTTTTTTTCCATGTACACAAAGGATTTGTATACTCCACTTTCCCAAATTTTTATCCAATTTTTTCGGCCCCGTTTTATGTTATCAATGGACCTTTCGGGATTAGAATCGTACAATTCGTTTTATTTTTTGTTTCAATTTTTATTTTCTATCAAATCAAAAAAGATGGAATTGCCACAATACTTTTGTTATTTGGATCATCAATACCGCTCTATATTTTTTTGATTCATGATACAATTGTATTTTTCTTTTTAGAAATTTCCATATTATACCTGCTTCATCGCAAATGGAATGTATTACCTGGAATCTTATCAATCTGTTTAGTTTGGATGCGACCGGAAATGGCAGTTTCCATTTTTCTCATTCTCTTTTTTTTCTCTAAAGAGAAGAATTGGAAAAATATCACCATTACATTTATGCTGACAGGGTTTGTTTTTTCTATTGTTAATAAAATAACATTAGGTACTTTTTTTCCCCTCCGTTTTGTGAAAAGCCCGGAATTCCACTTTAGCACAGAAACAAGTTTGTTTTTATTAAAAATTTTATTAGAACAAATTCCTATTTTTATTTTATTCATTATCTATTTGATAAAGGCAATCAGCCAGAAAAAGAATTTATACCAATACATCACAATCATTTTCGTTACTTTCTTATTGGTTCTCATTTCACCCAATACAGGAGGGCATAATACACCTAGGTATTTTTACGGACTCTTTCCTCTGTATATTCTTTTACTCAGAAACAATGACATTGAAACAAGAAGTACTAAATTCACAAAAACATGGGGAGTTCTTTGTTTCATTCTTTCATTGTATCAAATTAATTTACTTTTTCAAAAATCAAAAGAACTGATAAAAATTTCAAAATACCAAACAAATACAGTGTCTGAAATTACAAAATTAGAAAACAAAGTTTTGGTTTTTAATAATTCCGATTTTTCTTTTGTAAGTTTACCTGTTTTAGAAAATATATCTTCCCTTCAGACCAAAAAAGATATATTGTTACTCAGACCAAATTTTAGTAAAAAGACATTCATCCAAATTTTATCTGCAAAAAATGCCGACTCATTTGTTTTTTTAGAACTCCCTCCTTCGCCAATTCCACTCGGTCCAATTGTAACGGACCCAGAGAATAAAAAGTTGGGAGAATACAAAGAGGAAAAAAATTATCAATTACCGAATGCCTTACTCCCCATTCAAATAACGGAATACAAACGCCAATGA